A stretch of Homo sapiens chromosome 12, GRCh38.p14 Primary Assembly DNA encodes these proteins:
- the NR4A1 gene encoding nuclear receptor subfamily 4immunitygroup A member 1 isoform X7, whose translation MGKTWALRLGLTMVGGIWPSLPFLLSSGVVGRKDKAGGNYRPVSGGWEDDTVILESRCSPWAGAGWKPCLAFCLGLKVLQMFQSALPSLLVSCGLFLLPIIPTGSGGRGADNVVRGEPGYCGPEDLPLACRPWAKVRWVRKPIAHPLGSSSSLPLLAPIISFSFPRPHLSLKGSPIASEGLVLPSLWCVVERREHWRGWKKRRGDVGQGLHHGQRPGPAPPRQPGSFCWALKADGIMWLAKACWSIQSEEDTPAWRQHHIQSSLSCCPASAVRIGWLGSTSLPTGLPETTRKSPQPILGFSLRAVVWDLFPGSKQIVRRKLVSHDSGGAQAPGSATFGCGASPFHCELNSTSTGPGDVCIRQMRKQSWRGQGTGLRSHIRLASSWTKMPLIALPYFAPAES comes from the exons ATGGGGAAGACCTGGGCACTCAGGTTGGGCCTGACTATGGTAGGTGGTATTTGGCCCTCCCTACCCTTCCTCCTCAGCAGTGGGGTGGTAGGGAGAAAAGACAAAGCTGGGGGAAACTACAGACCAGTTTCGGGGGGATGGGAGGATGACACTGTCATCCTGGAAAGCAGGTGTAGTCCATGGGCCGGGGCAGGTTGGAAACCTTGTCTTGCTTTCTGTTTGGGGTTAAAGGTGCTCCAGATGTTCCAGtctgccctcccttccctccttgtCTCCTGTGGCCTTTTCCTGCTTCCCATCATACCCACAGGATCGGGAGGGAGGGGTGCTGACAATGTTGTAAGGGGAGAGCCTGGGTACTGTGGGCCAGAGGATCTTCCCTTGGCCTGTAGACCTTGGGCAAAGGTCAGGTGGGTGAGGAAGCCCATTGCCCACCCTCTGGGGTCCTCCTCCTCTTTGCCCCTCCTAGCTCCCATCATCTCCTTCTCTTTTCCCAGACCTCATCTCAGTCTGAAGGGCAGTCCAATAGCCAGTGAAGGCCTGGTCCTGCCCTCACTCTGGTGCGTAGTCGAGAGGAGAGAGCACTGGAGGGGATGGAAGAAGAGAAGGGGAGATGTGGGTCAAG GCCTCCACCATGGACAGaggccaggccctgcccctcccaggcagcctggctccttCTGCTGGGCCCTGAAGGCAGACGGGATAATGTGGTTGGCCAAGGCCTGTTGGTCCATCCAGAGTG AGGAGGACACGCCGGCTTGGAGGCAGCACCACATCCAGAGCTCGCTCAGCTGCTGCCCAGCCTCGGCTGTGAGGATAGGCTGGCTGGGCAGCACGTCTCTCCCCACAGGGCTCCCTGAGACCACCAGGAAGAGCCCCCAACCAATCTTGGGATTCTCCCTTCGTGCGGTTGTCTGGGACCTTTTTCCAGGGTCAAAGCAGATCGTGAGGAGGAAGCTG GTTTCCCATGACAGTGGGGGAGCCCAGGCCCCAGGCAGTGCTACATTTGGATGTGGAGCCTCTCCTTTCCATTGTGAACTGAATTCTACCAGCACTGGGCCTGGTGATGTCTGCATTAGGCAGATGAGGAAGCAGTCTTGGAGAGGACAAGGGACTGGCCTCAGGTCACACATCAGGCTTGCTAGCTCCTGGACAAAGATGCCTCTGATAGCTCTTCCATATTTCGCCCCTGCTGAGAGCTGA
- the NR4A1 gene encoding nuclear receptor subfamily 4immunitygroup A member 1 isoform X2: MGAPAVQSSSGPAGARPRKAGVERRAEPAGPGLHHGQRPGPAPPRQPGSFCWALKADGIMWLAKACWSIQSEMPCIQAQYGTPAPSPGPRDHLASDPLTPEFIKPTMDLASPEAAPAAPTALPSFSTFMDGYTGEFDTFLYQLPGTVQPCSSASSSASSTSSSSATSPASASFKFEDFQVYGCYPGPLSGPVDEALSSSGSDYYGSPCSAPSPSTPSFQPPQLSPWDGSFGHFSPSQTYEGLRAWTEQLPKASGPPQPPAFFSFSPPTGPSPSLAQSPLKLFPSQATHQLGEGESYSMPTAFPGLAPTSPHLEGSGILDTPVTSTKARSGAPGGSEGRCAVCGDNASCQHYGVRTCEGCKGFFKRTVQKNAKYICLANKDCPVDKRRRNRCQFCRFQKCLAVGMVKEVVRTDSLKGRRGRLPSKPKQPPDASPANLLTSLVRAHLDSGPSTAKLDYSKFQELVLPHFGKEDAGDVQQFYDLLSGSLEVIRKWAEKIPGFAELSPADQDLLLESAFLELFILRLAYRSKPGEGKLIFCSGLVLHRLQCARGFGDWIDSILAFSRSLHSLLVDVPAFACLSALVLITDRHGLQEPRRVEELQNRIASCLKEHVAAVAGEPQPASCLSRLLGKLPELRTLCTQGLQRIFYLKLEDLVPPPPIIDKIFMDTLPF; this comes from the exons ATGGGCGCCCCTGCGGTGCAGAGCAGCTCAGGGCCGGCTGGTGCGCGACCCCGGAAAGCGGGGGTGGAGAGGCGAGCGGAGCCCGCGGGGCCAG GCCTCCACCATGGACAGaggccaggccctgcccctcccaggcagcctggctccttCTGCTGGGCCCTGAAGGCAGACGGGATAATGTGGTTGGCCAAGGCCTGTTGGTCCATCCAGAGTG AGATGCCCTGTATCCAAGCCCAATATGGGACACCAGCACCGAGTCCGGGACCCCGTGACCACCTGGCAAGCGACCCCCTGACCCCTGAGTTCATCAAGCCCACCATGGACCTGGCCAGCCCCGAGGCAGCCCCCGCTGCCCCCACTGCCCTGCCCAGCTTCAGCACCTTCATGGACGGCTACACAGGAGAGTTTGACACCTTCCTCTACCAGCTGCCAGGAACAGTCCAGCCAtgctcctcagcctcctcctcggcctcctccACATCCTCGTCCTCAGCCacctcccctgcctctgcctccttcaAGTTCGAGGACTTCCAGGTGTACGGCTGCTACCCCGGCCCCCTGAGCGGCCCAGTGGATGAGGCCCTGTCCTCCAGTGGCTCTGACTACTATGGCAGCCCCTGCTCGGCCCCGTCGCCCTCCACGCCCAGCTTCCAGCCGCCCCAGCTCTCTCCCTGGGATGGCTCCTTCGGCCACTTCTCGCCCAGCCAGACTTACGAAGGCCTGCGGGCATGGACAGAGCAGCTGCCCAAAGCCTCTGGGCCCCCACAGCCTCCAGCCTTCTTTTCCTTCAGTCCTCCCAccggccccagccccagcctggcccagagCCCCCTGAAGTTGTTCCCCTCACAGGCCACCCAccagctgggggagggagagagctaTTCCATGCCTACGGCCTTCCCAGGTTTGGCACCCACTTCTCCACACCTTGAGGGCTCGGGGATACTGGATACACCCGTGACCTCAACCAAGGCCCGGAGCGGGGCCCCAGGTGGAAGTGAAGGCCGCTGTGCTGTGTGTGGGGACAACGCTTCATGCCAGCATTATGGTGTCCGCACATGTGAGGGCTGCAAGGGCTTCTTCAAG CGCACAGTGCAGAAAAACGCCAAGTACATCTGCCTGGCTAACAAGGACTGCCCTGTGGACAAGAGGCGGCGAAACCGCTGCCAGTTCTGCCGCTTCCAGAAGTGCCTGGCGGTGGGCATGGTGAAGGAAG TTGTCCGAACAGACAGCCTGAAGGGGCGGCGGGGCCGGCTACCTTCAAAACCCAAGCAGCCCCCAGATGCCTCCCCTGCCAATCTCCTCACTTCCCTGGTCCGTGCACACCTGGACTCAGGGCCCAGCACTGCCAAACTGGACTACTCCAAG TTCCAGGAGCTGGTGCTGCCCCACTTTGGGAAGGAAGATGCTGGGGATGTACAGCAGTTCTACGACCTGCTCTCCGGTTCTCTGGAGGTCATCCGCAAGTGGGCGGAGAAGATCcctggctttgctgagctgtCACCGGCTGACCAGGACCTGTTGCTGGAGTCGGCCTTCCTGGAGCTCTTCATCCTCCGCCTGGcgtacag GTCTAAGCCAGGCGAGGGCAAGCTCATCTTCTGCTCAGGCCTGGTGCTACACCGGCTGCAGTGTGCCCGTGGCTTCGGGGACTGGATTGACAGTATCCTGGCCTTCTCAAGGTCCCTGCACAGCTTGCTTGTCGATGTCCCTGCCTTCGCCTGCCTCTCTGCCCTTGTCCTCATCACCG ACCGGCATGGGCTGCAGGAGCCGCGGCGGGTGGAGGAGCTGCAGAACCGCATCGCCAGCTGCCTGAAGGAGCACGTGGCAGCTGTGGCGGGCGAGCCCCAGCCAGCCAGCTGCCTGTCACGTCTGTTGGGCAAACTGCCCGAGCTGCGGACCCTGTGCACCCAGGGCCTGCAGCGCATCTTCTACCTCAAGCTGGAGGACTTGGTGCCCCCTCCACCCATCATTGACAAGATCTTCATGGACACGCTGCCCTTCTGA
- the NR4A1 gene encoding nuclear receptor subfamily 4immunitygroup A member 1 isoform X1: protein MGKTWALRLGLTMVGGIWPSLPFLLSSGVVGRKDKAGGNYRPVSGGWEDDTVILESRCSPWAGAGWKPCLAFCLGLKVLQMFQSALPSLLVSCGLFLLPIIPTGSGGRGADNVVRGEPGYCGPEDLPLACRPWAKVRWVRKPIAHPLGSSSSLPLLAPIISFSFPRPHLSLKGSPIASEGLVLPSLWCVVERREHWRGWKKRRGDVGQGLHHGQRPGPAPPRQPGSFCWALKADGIMWLAKACWSIQSEMPCIQAQYGTPAPSPGPRDHLASDPLTPEFIKPTMDLASPEAAPAAPTALPSFSTFMDGYTGEFDTFLYQLPGTVQPCSSASSSASSTSSSSATSPASASFKFEDFQVYGCYPGPLSGPVDEALSSSGSDYYGSPCSAPSPSTPSFQPPQLSPWDGSFGHFSPSQTYEGLRAWTEQLPKASGPPQPPAFFSFSPPTGPSPSLAQSPLKLFPSQATHQLGEGESYSMPTAFPGLAPTSPHLEGSGILDTPVTSTKARSGAPGGSEGRCAVCGDNASCQHYGVRTCEGCKGFFKRTVQKNAKYICLANKDCPVDKRRRNRCQFCRFQKCLAVGMVKEVVRTDSLKGRRGRLPSKPKQPPDASPANLLTSLVRAHLDSGPSTAKLDYSKFQELVLPHFGKEDAGDVQQFYDLLSGSLEVIRKWAEKIPGFAELSPADQDLLLESAFLELFILRLAYRSKPGEGKLIFCSGLVLHRLQCARGFGDWIDSILAFSRSLHSLLVDVPAFACLSALVLITDRHGLQEPRRVEELQNRIASCLKEHVAAVAGEPQPASCLSRLLGKLPELRTLCTQGLQRIFYLKLEDLVPPPPIIDKIFMDTLPF, encoded by the exons ATGGGGAAGACCTGGGCACTCAGGTTGGGCCTGACTATGGTAGGTGGTATTTGGCCCTCCCTACCCTTCCTCCTCAGCAGTGGGGTGGTAGGGAGAAAAGACAAAGCTGGGGGAAACTACAGACCAGTTTCGGGGGGATGGGAGGATGACACTGTCATCCTGGAAAGCAGGTGTAGTCCATGGGCCGGGGCAGGTTGGAAACCTTGTCTTGCTTTCTGTTTGGGGTTAAAGGTGCTCCAGATGTTCCAGtctgccctcccttccctccttgtCTCCTGTGGCCTTTTCCTGCTTCCCATCATACCCACAGGATCGGGAGGGAGGGGTGCTGACAATGTTGTAAGGGGAGAGCCTGGGTACTGTGGGCCAGAGGATCTTCCCTTGGCCTGTAGACCTTGGGCAAAGGTCAGGTGGGTGAGGAAGCCCATTGCCCACCCTCTGGGGTCCTCCTCCTCTTTGCCCCTCCTAGCTCCCATCATCTCCTTCTCTTTTCCCAGACCTCATCTCAGTCTGAAGGGCAGTCCAATAGCCAGTGAAGGCCTGGTCCTGCCCTCACTCTGGTGCGTAGTCGAGAGGAGAGAGCACTGGAGGGGATGGAAGAAGAGAAGGGGAGATGTGGGTCAAG GCCTCCACCATGGACAGaggccaggccctgcccctcccaggcagcctggctccttCTGCTGGGCCCTGAAGGCAGACGGGATAATGTGGTTGGCCAAGGCCTGTTGGTCCATCCAGAGTG AGATGCCCTGTATCCAAGCCCAATATGGGACACCAGCACCGAGTCCGGGACCCCGTGACCACCTGGCAAGCGACCCCCTGACCCCTGAGTTCATCAAGCCCACCATGGACCTGGCCAGCCCCGAGGCAGCCCCCGCTGCCCCCACTGCCCTGCCCAGCTTCAGCACCTTCATGGACGGCTACACAGGAGAGTTTGACACCTTCCTCTACCAGCTGCCAGGAACAGTCCAGCCAtgctcctcagcctcctcctcggcctcctccACATCCTCGTCCTCAGCCacctcccctgcctctgcctccttcaAGTTCGAGGACTTCCAGGTGTACGGCTGCTACCCCGGCCCCCTGAGCGGCCCAGTGGATGAGGCCCTGTCCTCCAGTGGCTCTGACTACTATGGCAGCCCCTGCTCGGCCCCGTCGCCCTCCACGCCCAGCTTCCAGCCGCCCCAGCTCTCTCCCTGGGATGGCTCCTTCGGCCACTTCTCGCCCAGCCAGACTTACGAAGGCCTGCGGGCATGGACAGAGCAGCTGCCCAAAGCCTCTGGGCCCCCACAGCCTCCAGCCTTCTTTTCCTTCAGTCCTCCCAccggccccagccccagcctggcccagagCCCCCTGAAGTTGTTCCCCTCACAGGCCACCCAccagctgggggagggagagagctaTTCCATGCCTACGGCCTTCCCAGGTTTGGCACCCACTTCTCCACACCTTGAGGGCTCGGGGATACTGGATACACCCGTGACCTCAACCAAGGCCCGGAGCGGGGCCCCAGGTGGAAGTGAAGGCCGCTGTGCTGTGTGTGGGGACAACGCTTCATGCCAGCATTATGGTGTCCGCACATGTGAGGGCTGCAAGGGCTTCTTCAAG CGCACAGTGCAGAAAAACGCCAAGTACATCTGCCTGGCTAACAAGGACTGCCCTGTGGACAAGAGGCGGCGAAACCGCTGCCAGTTCTGCCGCTTCCAGAAGTGCCTGGCGGTGGGCATGGTGAAGGAAG TTGTCCGAACAGACAGCCTGAAGGGGCGGCGGGGCCGGCTACCTTCAAAACCCAAGCAGCCCCCAGATGCCTCCCCTGCCAATCTCCTCACTTCCCTGGTCCGTGCACACCTGGACTCAGGGCCCAGCACTGCCAAACTGGACTACTCCAAG TTCCAGGAGCTGGTGCTGCCCCACTTTGGGAAGGAAGATGCTGGGGATGTACAGCAGTTCTACGACCTGCTCTCCGGTTCTCTGGAGGTCATCCGCAAGTGGGCGGAGAAGATCcctggctttgctgagctgtCACCGGCTGACCAGGACCTGTTGCTGGAGTCGGCCTTCCTGGAGCTCTTCATCCTCCGCCTGGcgtacag GTCTAAGCCAGGCGAGGGCAAGCTCATCTTCTGCTCAGGCCTGGTGCTACACCGGCTGCAGTGTGCCCGTGGCTTCGGGGACTGGATTGACAGTATCCTGGCCTTCTCAAGGTCCCTGCACAGCTTGCTTGTCGATGTCCCTGCCTTCGCCTGCCTCTCTGCCCTTGTCCTCATCACCG ACCGGCATGGGCTGCAGGAGCCGCGGCGGGTGGAGGAGCTGCAGAACCGCATCGCCAGCTGCCTGAAGGAGCACGTGGCAGCTGTGGCGGGCGAGCCCCAGCCAGCCAGCTGCCTGTCACGTCTGTTGGGCAAACTGCCCGAGCTGCGGACCCTGTGCACCCAGGGCCTGCAGCGCATCTTCTACCTCAAGCTGGAGGACTTGGTGCCCCCTCCACCCATCATTGACAAGATCTTCATGGACACGCTGCCCTTCTGA
- the NR4A1 gene encoding nuclear receptor subfamily 4immunitygroup A member 1 isoform 3 (isoform 3 is encoded by transcript variant 4): MTSAQYKIKILIEGLHHGQRPGPAPPRQPGSFCWALKADGIMWLAKACWSIQSEMPCIQAQYGTPAPSPGPRDHLASDPLTPEFIKPTMDLASPEAAPAAPTALPSFSTFMDGYTGEFDTFLYQLPGTVQPCSSASSSASSTSSSSATSPASASFKFEDFQVYGCYPGPLSGPVDEALSSSGSDYYGSPCSAPSPSTPSFQPPQLSPWDGSFGHFSPSQTYEGLRAWTEQLPKASGPPQPPAFFSFSPPTGPSPSLAQSPLKLFPSQATHQLGEGESYSMPTAFPGLAPTSPHLEGSGILDTPVTSTKARSGAPGGSEGRCAVCGDNASCQHYGVRTCEGCKGFFKRTVQKNAKYICLANKDCPVDKRRRNRCQFCRFQKCLAVGMVKEVVRTDSLKGRRGRLPSKPKQPPDASPANLLTSLVRAHLDSGPSTAKLDYSKFQELVLPHFGKEDAGDVQQFYDLLSGSLEVIRKWAEKIPGFAELSPADQDLLLESAFLELFILRLAYRSKPGEGKLIFCSGLVLHRLQCARGFGDWIDSILAFSRSLHSLLVDVPAFACLSALVLITDRHGLQEPRRVEELQNRIASCLKEHVAAVAGEPQPASCLSRLLGKLPELRTLCTQGLQRIFYLKLEDLVPPPPIIDKIFMDTLPF; this comes from the exons ATGACAAGTGCACAGTATAAAATCAAGATTCTAATTGAAG GCCTCCACCATGGACAGaggccaggccctgcccctcccaggcagcctggctccttCTGCTGGGCCCTGAAGGCAGACGGGATAATGTGGTTGGCCAAGGCCTGTTGGTCCATCCAGAGTG AGATGCCCTGTATCCAAGCCCAATATGGGACACCAGCACCGAGTCCGGGACCCCGTGACCACCTGGCAAGCGACCCCCTGACCCCTGAGTTCATCAAGCCCACCATGGACCTGGCCAGCCCCGAGGCAGCCCCCGCTGCCCCCACTGCCCTGCCCAGCTTCAGCACCTTCATGGACGGCTACACAGGAGAGTTTGACACCTTCCTCTACCAGCTGCCAGGAACAGTCCAGCCAtgctcctcagcctcctcctcggcctcctccACATCCTCGTCCTCAGCCacctcccctgcctctgcctccttcaAGTTCGAGGACTTCCAGGTGTACGGCTGCTACCCCGGCCCCCTGAGCGGCCCAGTGGATGAGGCCCTGTCCTCCAGTGGCTCTGACTACTATGGCAGCCCCTGCTCGGCCCCGTCGCCCTCCACGCCCAGCTTCCAGCCGCCCCAGCTCTCTCCCTGGGATGGCTCCTTCGGCCACTTCTCGCCCAGCCAGACTTACGAAGGCCTGCGGGCATGGACAGAGCAGCTGCCCAAAGCCTCTGGGCCCCCACAGCCTCCAGCCTTCTTTTCCTTCAGTCCTCCCAccggccccagccccagcctggcccagagCCCCCTGAAGTTGTTCCCCTCACAGGCCACCCAccagctgggggagggagagagctaTTCCATGCCTACGGCCTTCCCAGGTTTGGCACCCACTTCTCCACACCTTGAGGGCTCGGGGATACTGGATACACCCGTGACCTCAACCAAGGCCCGGAGCGGGGCCCCAGGTGGAAGTGAAGGCCGCTGTGCTGTGTGTGGGGACAACGCTTCATGCCAGCATTATGGTGTCCGCACATGTGAGGGCTGCAAGGGCTTCTTCAAG CGCACAGTGCAGAAAAACGCCAAGTACATCTGCCTGGCTAACAAGGACTGCCCTGTGGACAAGAGGCGGCGAAACCGCTGCCAGTTCTGCCGCTTCCAGAAGTGCCTGGCGGTGGGCATGGTGAAGGAAG TTGTCCGAACAGACAGCCTGAAGGGGCGGCGGGGCCGGCTACCTTCAAAACCCAAGCAGCCCCCAGATGCCTCCCCTGCCAATCTCCTCACTTCCCTGGTCCGTGCACACCTGGACTCAGGGCCCAGCACTGCCAAACTGGACTACTCCAAG TTCCAGGAGCTGGTGCTGCCCCACTTTGGGAAGGAAGATGCTGGGGATGTACAGCAGTTCTACGACCTGCTCTCCGGTTCTCTGGAGGTCATCCGCAAGTGGGCGGAGAAGATCcctggctttgctgagctgtCACCGGCTGACCAGGACCTGTTGCTGGAGTCGGCCTTCCTGGAGCTCTTCATCCTCCGCCTGGcgtacag GTCTAAGCCAGGCGAGGGCAAGCTCATCTTCTGCTCAGGCCTGGTGCTACACCGGCTGCAGTGTGCCCGTGGCTTCGGGGACTGGATTGACAGTATCCTGGCCTTCTCAAGGTCCCTGCACAGCTTGCTTGTCGATGTCCCTGCCTTCGCCTGCCTCTCTGCCCTTGTCCTCATCACCG ACCGGCATGGGCTGCAGGAGCCGCGGCGGGTGGAGGAGCTGCAGAACCGCATCGCCAGCTGCCTGAAGGAGCACGTGGCAGCTGTGGCGGGCGAGCCCCAGCCAGCCAGCTGCCTGTCACGTCTGTTGGGCAAACTGCCCGAGCTGCGGACCCTGTGCACCCAGGGCCTGCAGCGCATCTTCTACCTCAAGCTGGAGGACTTGGTGCCCCCTCCACCCATCATTGACAAGATCTTCATGGACACGCTGCCCTTCTGA
- the NR4A1 gene encoding nuclear receptor subfamily 4immunitygroup A member 1 isoform X6, protein MGKTWALRLGLTMVGGIWPSLPFLLSSGVVGRKDKAGGNYRPVSGGWEDDTVILESRCSPWAGAGWKPCLAFCLGLKVLQMFQSALPSLLVSCGLFLLPIIPTGSGGRGADNVVRGEPGYCGPEDLPLACRPWAKVRWVRKPIAHPLGSSSSLPLLAPIISFSFPRPHLSLKGSPIASEGLVLPSLWCVVERREHWRGWKKRRGDVGQGLHHGQRPGPAPPRQPGSFCWALKADGIMWLAKACWSIQSEMPCIQAQYGTPAPSPGPRDHLASDPLTPEFIKPTMDLASPEAAPAAPTALPSFSTFMDGYTGEFDTFLYQLPGTVQPCSSASSSASSTSSSSATSPASASFKFEDFQVYGCYPGPLSGPVDEALSSSGSDYYGSPCSAPSPSTPSFQPPQLSPWDGSFGHFSPSQTYEGLRAWTEQLPKASGPPQPPAFFSFSPPTGPSPSLAQSPLKLFPSQATHQLGEGESYSMPTAFPGLAPTSPHLEGSGILDTPVTSTKARSGAPGGSEGRCAVCGDNASCQHYGVRTCEGCKGFFKLSEQTA, encoded by the exons ATGGGGAAGACCTGGGCACTCAGGTTGGGCCTGACTATGGTAGGTGGTATTTGGCCCTCCCTACCCTTCCTCCTCAGCAGTGGGGTGGTAGGGAGAAAAGACAAAGCTGGGGGAAACTACAGACCAGTTTCGGGGGGATGGGAGGATGACACTGTCATCCTGGAAAGCAGGTGTAGTCCATGGGCCGGGGCAGGTTGGAAACCTTGTCTTGCTTTCTGTTTGGGGTTAAAGGTGCTCCAGATGTTCCAGtctgccctcccttccctccttgtCTCCTGTGGCCTTTTCCTGCTTCCCATCATACCCACAGGATCGGGAGGGAGGGGTGCTGACAATGTTGTAAGGGGAGAGCCTGGGTACTGTGGGCCAGAGGATCTTCCCTTGGCCTGTAGACCTTGGGCAAAGGTCAGGTGGGTGAGGAAGCCCATTGCCCACCCTCTGGGGTCCTCCTCCTCTTTGCCCCTCCTAGCTCCCATCATCTCCTTCTCTTTTCCCAGACCTCATCTCAGTCTGAAGGGCAGTCCAATAGCCAGTGAAGGCCTGGTCCTGCCCTCACTCTGGTGCGTAGTCGAGAGGAGAGAGCACTGGAGGGGATGGAAGAAGAGAAGGGGAGATGTGGGTCAAG GCCTCCACCATGGACAGaggccaggccctgcccctcccaggcagcctggctccttCTGCTGGGCCCTGAAGGCAGACGGGATAATGTGGTTGGCCAAGGCCTGTTGGTCCATCCAGAGTG AGATGCCCTGTATCCAAGCCCAATATGGGACACCAGCACCGAGTCCGGGACCCCGTGACCACCTGGCAAGCGACCCCCTGACCCCTGAGTTCATCAAGCCCACCATGGACCTGGCCAGCCCCGAGGCAGCCCCCGCTGCCCCCACTGCCCTGCCCAGCTTCAGCACCTTCATGGACGGCTACACAGGAGAGTTTGACACCTTCCTCTACCAGCTGCCAGGAACAGTCCAGCCAtgctcctcagcctcctcctcggcctcctccACATCCTCGTCCTCAGCCacctcccctgcctctgcctccttcaAGTTCGAGGACTTCCAGGTGTACGGCTGCTACCCCGGCCCCCTGAGCGGCCCAGTGGATGAGGCCCTGTCCTCCAGTGGCTCTGACTACTATGGCAGCCCCTGCTCGGCCCCGTCGCCCTCCACGCCCAGCTTCCAGCCGCCCCAGCTCTCTCCCTGGGATGGCTCCTTCGGCCACTTCTCGCCCAGCCAGACTTACGAAGGCCTGCGGGCATGGACAGAGCAGCTGCCCAAAGCCTCTGGGCCCCCACAGCCTCCAGCCTTCTTTTCCTTCAGTCCTCCCAccggccccagccccagcctggcccagagCCCCCTGAAGTTGTTCCCCTCACAGGCCACCCAccagctgggggagggagagagctaTTCCATGCCTACGGCCTTCCCAGGTTTGGCACCCACTTCTCCACACCTTGAGGGCTCGGGGATACTGGATACACCCGTGACCTCAACCAAGGCCCGGAGCGGGGCCCCAGGTGGAAGTGAAGGCCGCTGTGCTGTGTGTGGGGACAACGCTTCATGCCAGCATTATGGTGTCCGCACATGTGAGGGCTGCAAGGGCTTCTTCAAG TTGTCCGAACAGACAGCCTGA
- the NR4A1 gene encoding nuclear receptor subfamily 4immunitygroup A member 1 isoform X8 has protein sequence MGKTWALRLGLTMVGGIWPSLPFLLSSGVVGRKDKAGGNYRPVSGGWEDDTVILESRCSPWAGAGWKPCLAFCLGLKVLQMFQSALPSLLVSCGLFLLPIIPTGSGGRGADNVVRGEPGYCGPEDLPLACRPWAKVRWVRKPIAHPLGSSSSLPLLAPIISFSFPRPHLSLKGSPIASEGLVLPSLWCVVERREHWRGWKKRRGDVGQGLHHGQRPGPAPPRQPGSFCWALKADGIMWLAKACWSIQSGLPETTRKSPQPILGFSLRAVVWDLFPGSKQIVRRKLVSHDSGGAQAPGSATFGCGASPFHCELNSTSTGPGDVCIRQMRKQSWRGQGTGLRSHIRLASSWTKMPLIALPYFAPAES, from the exons ATGGGGAAGACCTGGGCACTCAGGTTGGGCCTGACTATGGTAGGTGGTATTTGGCCCTCCCTACCCTTCCTCCTCAGCAGTGGGGTGGTAGGGAGAAAAGACAAAGCTGGGGGAAACTACAGACCAGTTTCGGGGGGATGGGAGGATGACACTGTCATCCTGGAAAGCAGGTGTAGTCCATGGGCCGGGGCAGGTTGGAAACCTTGTCTTGCTTTCTGTTTGGGGTTAAAGGTGCTCCAGATGTTCCAGtctgccctcccttccctccttgtCTCCTGTGGCCTTTTCCTGCTTCCCATCATACCCACAGGATCGGGAGGGAGGGGTGCTGACAATGTTGTAAGGGGAGAGCCTGGGTACTGTGGGCCAGAGGATCTTCCCTTGGCCTGTAGACCTTGGGCAAAGGTCAGGTGGGTGAGGAAGCCCATTGCCCACCCTCTGGGGTCCTCCTCCTCTTTGCCCCTCCTAGCTCCCATCATCTCCTTCTCTTTTCCCAGACCTCATCTCAGTCTGAAGGGCAGTCCAATAGCCAGTGAAGGCCTGGTCCTGCCCTCACTCTGGTGCGTAGTCGAGAGGAGAGAGCACTGGAGGGGATGGAAGAAGAGAAGGGGAGATGTGGGTCAAG GCCTCCACCATGGACAGaggccaggccctgcccctcccaggcagcctggctccttCTGCTGGGCCCTGAAGGCAGACGGGATAATGTGGTTGGCCAAGGCCTGTTGGTCCATCCAGAGTG GGCTCCCTGAGACCACCAGGAAGAGCCCCCAACCAATCTTGGGATTCTCCCTTCGTGCGGTTGTCTGGGACCTTTTTCCAGGGTCAAAGCAGATCGTGAGGAGGAAGCTG GTTTCCCATGACAGTGGGGGAGCCCAGGCCCCAGGCAGTGCTACATTTGGATGTGGAGCCTCTCCTTTCCATTGTGAACTGAATTCTACCAGCACTGGGCCTGGTGATGTCTGCATTAGGCAGATGAGGAAGCAGTCTTGGAGAGGACAAGGGACTGGCCTCAGGTCACACATCAGGCTTGCTAGCTCCTGGACAAAGATGCCTCTGATAGCTCTTCCATATTTCGCCCCTGCTGAGAGCTGA